The sequence below is a genomic window from Streptomyces sp. NBC_00582.
CCCGCCTGCGGGCCCTTCCGGGGCCGTCCACAGGCTGTGGGCGAAGAACGGCGCGCCCCCCGCGGAGCTTGTGCCGGACACACGTGAGGACGGCCGGGGCGGTACGCGCGTGCCAACCCGGCCGTCCTCACGTGACGCAGATCACCCGTATGTGTCGCCGGGGCCGGTGCTCCCGGGGGCGCGCAGCGGGCCGTAGCGGCGGACCGGGCCGCCGGGACCCTGCACCTTGATCTGTCTGACCCGGCCGTGTCCGAGGTCCTCGTTGAGCCGGGCGACCAGCGTCGGGGCCAGCAGCCGCAAATTCGTCGCCCAGGCCGTGGAGTCGCAGCGCACCACCAGGACCCGCTCGTCCTCGTCGTACCGCTCCGGCACGCAGTGCTTGGCCACGTCCTCGCCGACGATCTCGGGCCAGCGCCCCATCACCCCGCCCACGGCGGCCGGCGCCTCCCAGCCGCGCTCGTTCAGCAGCCGGTTGATCGCCGCGCCGAGCGCCATGGGATCGCGCCCGTCCGCCCGCGCGCCGGAGCGCAGGCCACCGCCGCGGCGCGCCTGCTTCTTCTGCTGCGCGGCGTCCCCCCGCGCGCGTGCCTGCTCGCGCGCCGCACGCAGCGCCACGCGCGCGAGGTCGACGCCGGAGGGCTCGGGCGTCCTGGGGCGGCCGTCGGGGGGCCCGGGGGTCACGGGGGGCTCCTGCTCGCTCATACGCGCTCCACCGTCCCGTCCGCCACGGTGTACCGCGCCCCGCTCAGCACATGCGGTACGTCGTCGTCGACGGCCGCCGTCACCAGCACCTGCTCCCCGGGCGCGACCAGTTCGGCCAGCCGCTCCCGCCGGCGCGCGTCCAGTTCGGCGAAGACGTCGTCCAGCACCAGCACCGGCTCGTTGCC
It includes:
- a CDS encoding DUF721 domain-containing protein, producing MSEQEPPVTPGPPDGRPRTPEPSGVDLARVALRAAREQARARGDAAQQKKQARRGGGLRSGARADGRDPMALGAAINRLLNERGWEAPAAVGGVMGRWPEIVGEDVAKHCVPERYDEDERVLVVRCDSTAWATNLRLLAPTLVARLNEDLGHGRVRQIKVQGPGGPVRRYGPLRAPGSTGPGDTYG